The proteins below come from a single Bacillota bacterium genomic window:
- a CDS encoding SDR family oxidoreductase, with product MKEMFSLEGKVALVTGAAQGIGKEMALGFARSGADLCLVDLNLEKLEAVKKEIEDLGKKCLALKVNLNSVEEIEKMAADAYAKFGKIDILANIAGVNVHKAAEEMTEEDWDFVLDVNLKALFFCCKAVGKYMLEKGSGRIINMSSSFGIVGFWGRTAYASSKAAVSNLTKTLAIEWSGKGINVNAIAPGPVWTEARDHLFSDKEFYKKLMEKLPINRVAKPIDIVGPAIFLASPASDFVTGETLLVDGGWCAH from the coding sequence ATGAAGGAAATGTTCTCTTTAGAAGGAAAGGTAGCTTTGGTTACCGGTGCCGCACAGGGGATAGGCAAGGAAATGGCCTTGGGTTTTGCCAGGTCCGGTGCTGATCTCTGCTTAGTAGATCTAAACCTTGAAAAACTGGAAGCTGTAAAAAAAGAAATTGAAGATCTTGGTAAGAAGTGTCTGGCCTTAAAAGTGAATCTTAATTCAGTTGAAGAAATTGAAAAGATGGCTGCAGATGCATATGCAAAGTTTGGAAAGATAGATATACTCGCAAATATTGCAGGGGTAAATGTTCACAAGGCTGCTGAAGAAATGACCGAAGAAGATTGGGATTTTGTTCTCGATGTAAACTTGAAAGCTCTATTCTTCTGCTGTAAAGCAGTCGGCAAATATATGCTGGAAAAAGGCAGCGGAAGAATTATTAATATGAGTTCATCCTTTGGAATAGTCGGTTTTTGGGGCCGCACAGCCTATGCTTCCAGCAAGGCCGCTGTTTCCAACCTGACAAAGACTCTGGCTATTGAATGGTCCGGAAAGGGCATCAATGTTAACGCAATTGCTCCCGGTCCGGTTTGGACAGAAGCGCGTGATCACCTCTTTTCTGATAAAGAATTCTATAAAAAATTAATGGAAAAACTGCCGATAAACAGGGTAGCCAAGCCGATCGATATTGTCGGTCCGGCCATTTTCCTGGCCAGTCCAGCCTCAGATTTTGTAACCGGGGAAACACTGCTTGTTGATGGTGGTTGGTGCGCGCACTAA
- a CDS encoding MoaD/ThiS family protein, with translation MKVMIHRVAIAENLPPHFEFKLEDNATFHDLVVRLNDEYGEGTSEKILSGDKLREGVLVLVNGKSLLQLGGPELILNDGDDIMLAVTVFGG, from the coding sequence ATGAAAGTAATGATTCATCGGGTAGCGATAGCCGAAAACCTGCCTCCTCATTTTGAATTTAAACTTGAGGATAATGCAACATTTCACGATCTTGTTGTTCGTCTTAATGATGAATACGGCGAAGGAACCAGCGAAAAGATACTGTCCGGGGACAAACTTCGGGAGGGTGTTTTAGTCCTGGTTAATGGTAAATCCCTGCTTCAACTGGGAGGCCCTGAGCTGATTTTGAATGACGGCGACGATATTATGCTGGCTGTAACTGTATTTGGTGGTTAA
- a CDS encoding 4Fe-4S dicluster domain-containing protein — protein sequence MKRIKVIKENCYDCRICELVCSQTHTGVYRPMMSRIKAPSSIPGSDKPVVCRQCKKPKCVEACPTGALTKGEEWILFDESLCDSCGLCVEACPFDAIWLVEEKLLKCDLCDGNPQCVAVCPGKALVYEDY from the coding sequence ATGAAAAGAATAAAAGTAATCAAGGAAAACTGTTATGACTGCAGAATTTGTGAACTTGTCTGCTCCCAGACTCATACTGGCGTATACAGACCTATGATGAGCCGCATAAAAGCGCCTTCTTCAATACCGGGGTCGGATAAACCTGTCGTCTGTCGTCAGTGTAAAAAACCTAAATGCGTGGAAGCCTGTCCGACCGGTGCTCTGACCAAAGGTGAGGAATGGATCCTCTTTGACGAATCCCTTTGTGACAGCTGTGGGTTATGTGTGGAGGCCTGTCCTTTCGATGCTATATGGCTGGTTGAAGAGAAACTTCTAAAATGTGATTTATGTGATGGAAATCCCCAGTGCGTTGCCGTCTGTCCCGGCAAGGCACTCGTTTATGAAGATTATTGA
- a CDS encoding aldehyde ferredoxin oxidoreductase family protein — protein MDCLKGKLLEINLSSGQTRVRDIDDKVQKLFFGGRSLGAKLLYDELMKGVEPLSPDNKLFVLTGPVTGTIVPNAGKYVVVTKSPLTGAFLDSYASGLISAQIRFAGYDGLLISGKAEKPVYIWIKDDQVEIRDAGHLWGKDTIESEDLIKEETEDQAGVMVIGPAGEKMVRIASINSDHYRQAGRGGGGAVMGYKNLKGIAVFGTGDVIPHDGKKLQKKYEEDLSKLLSSDVGVARKRFGTPLTLTITNKAGMLPVNNFQKCTFPEAVDQIDGLGVEKSTIKTRACWGCMVACSKITKVIEEGPYEGDEVEGPEYETLSILGSNLGIATLPPIIRANILCDRLGIDTISAGVVIAFVMECYQRDLLSEDEIGVKNPAFGNDAAVMELIEMIAYRRGFGDKMAEGTLRLAEVVGKGSSVFAMHVKGMEFPGYEPRAAFGACLSYAVSPRGACHRRAWPPAKEVLGGYPPFTTEGKAEIVRDLYNENGILHSLLVCDFPAKFIPLNMADYAEYVTYACGMETTREDLQQMTERGETMIRMFNNREGFTRDDDTLPARILEETLSDGPNPGQRFTKADLDFMIDEYYALRGWDSKGTPLPETLKKLGIEDQGRALK, from the coding sequence GTGGACTGCTTAAAAGGCAAATTGTTGGAAATTAATTTATCCAGCGGCCAGACCAGGGTGCGCGATATTGATGATAAAGTTCAGAAGCTGTTCTTTGGGGGCAGGTCTCTGGGCGCAAAACTGCTTTATGATGAACTAATGAAAGGAGTAGAACCCCTTTCACCGGATAATAAGCTTTTTGTTTTAACCGGTCCTGTAACCGGAACCATCGTGCCGAATGCGGGGAAGTATGTGGTTGTAACCAAATCACCGTTGACCGGAGCTTTTCTTGATTCCTATGCCAGTGGTTTGATATCGGCACAGATCCGTTTTGCCGGTTATGATGGTTTGCTGATCAGTGGAAAAGCTGAAAAACCGGTTTATATCTGGATTAAAGACGATCAGGTTGAAATAAGAGATGCCGGTCATCTCTGGGGTAAAGATACGATCGAATCAGAGGATCTGATCAAAGAGGAAACAGAAGATCAGGCCGGTGTGATGGTCATCGGCCCTGCCGGAGAGAAGATGGTTAGAATAGCCAGTATTAACAGTGATCACTACCGGCAGGCAGGCAGGGGCGGCGGTGGAGCTGTCATGGGTTATAAAAACCTGAAAGGCATAGCAGTTTTTGGTACCGGTGATGTAATCCCCCATGACGGGAAAAAGCTGCAAAAGAAATATGAAGAAGACCTATCAAAGCTGCTCTCAAGTGATGTGGGCGTTGCCAGAAAGAGATTTGGTACTCCCCTAACCCTGACAATCACAAACAAGGCAGGAATGCTGCCGGTCAATAATTTTCAGAAATGTACTTTTCCGGAGGCTGTTGATCAGATCGATGGTTTAGGCGTTGAAAAATCAACGATTAAAACACGGGCTTGCTGGGGATGCATGGTTGCCTGTTCGAAAATAACCAAGGTTATAGAGGAGGGCCCCTATGAAGGTGATGAAGTCGAAGGACCTGAATATGAAACACTGAGTATTTTGGGATCAAACCTGGGTATCGCCACCCTGCCTCCGATAATCAGGGCTAATATACTTTGTGACAGGTTGGGCATCGATACCATCTCTGCCGGTGTTGTTATCGCTTTCGTTATGGAGTGTTACCAGAGAGATCTTCTCAGTGAAGACGAAATTGGTGTCAAAAATCCCGCTTTCGGTAATGATGCAGCAGTTATGGAATTGATCGAGATGATTGCTTACAGGCGGGGCTTCGGTGATAAAATGGCTGAAGGTACTCTGCGCCTTGCTGAAGTTGTCGGTAAAGGCAGCAGTGTATTTGCCATGCATGTGAAAGGTATGGAGTTCCCGGGGTATGAACCTAGAGCTGCCTTCGGAGCATGTCTTTCTTATGCTGTATCCCCCCGCGGCGCCTGTCACCGCCGGGCCTGGCCACCTGCCAAAGAAGTGCTCGGAGGATACCCTCCCTTTACCACGGAAGGCAAAGCGGAAATCGTCAGAGATCTCTATAATGAAAATGGTATCCTGCACAGCCTGCTGGTATGCGATTTCCCCGCTAAATTTATACCGCTCAATATGGCAGATTACGCCGAGTATGTAACCTATGCCTGCGGTATGGAAACCACCCGGGAAGACCTGCAGCAGATGACAGAACGTGGTGAAACGATGATCCGCATGTTCAACAACAGGGAAGGATTCACCCGGGATGATGATACTCTGCCGGCCAGGATATTGGAAGAAACCCTATCCGATGGCCCAAACCCGGGACAGCGTTTTACGAAAGCCGATCTCGATTTTATGATCGATGAGTATTATGCACTGAGGGGATGGGATTCAAAGGGAACACCTTTGCCTGAGACCTTGAAAAAACTGGGCATAGAGGATCAGGGGAGGGCTCTAAAATGA